The sequence GCCCATCTTCTTGTCTTTCGGACCGACCACGACACCGGCGGTGTCGGCCGGAACGAGGAACACCGCGATCCCGGTGCCGGTCTCGTCGGCGGGACGGGTGCGGGCAAACACGACGAACAGATCGGCCAACGGTGCGTTGGTGATGAACCGCTTGGTGCCGTTGATCGTCCACGTGCCGTCTTTCAGGGTCGCGCGGGTGGTCAGGCCCGCCGGGTTCGATCCTGCCTCCGCTTCGGTCAGCGCGAACGACGCGACAACCTCACCCGACGCGATCCGCTCGAGCCATTCCGACTTCTGCTCGTCGGTACCGAAGTTCACCAGCACCTGACCGGCGATCCCATTATTGGTACCGAACATCGACCGCAATGCCAGGCTCGTGTACCCGAACTCCATCGCCAGTTCCACGTCCTGCGTGAGGTCGAGCCCGAGGCCGCCCCACTGCTGCGGAATGGCGTACCCGAACAGACCCATCTCCGCCGCCTTACGGCGAACGTCGTCCGGGATCACATCCTTTTCCGCGATTTCACTTTCCCTCGGAATTACTTCCTTCTGAATGAATGTTCTCGTCTGCGCGAGAATGTCCTTGAAGTCTTCATCACTCACTTCGCGTTCAGCCATGACGGTGAATATCCAGCAAGCCCGGCCCTGGTGTCAAGTACGGGCCGTGCGCGGAAACGTGCTGCACAGAGGGCCTTCCGACACATAGGAAGTGGTTAACTCTCGGTTTCCTCGAGGGTCTTTGACCGCAGCGGATAAGAGCGCTTGAATAAGTAGCAAGCTCCGGGCGAAATACTCGTCTCAGACGATTCGCGAACGAAACTTTTCATCTAGAGAGACGAGATATTCCCGGACAGCTTCCGGATCCACGGTGGTGCGGCTACTCCGAGTTGGGTCGCCTCATACGAGAGGCACCGTTCTTTCTCATCGGTGAGGGCACCCACCCCGTACACCTACGAACTTAGGGAAACACATGACACTCCTCGAGGGGCGGGTCGCCGTCGTCACCGGCGCGGCTCAGGGCATCGGTTTCGAGATGGCCCGCAAGTTTGCGAGCGAGGGCGCCTCTGTCGTTCTCGGCGACATGCACGCCGACAACGTCAAGGCCGCCGCCGGAAAGCTGGAGGCCGACGGCTTCCAGGCTGTCGCCGTCGCATGCGACGTGACCGATCCGGATCAAATGCAGAACCTCGGGAAGAAGGCGCTCGACGCGTTCGGCGGAATGGACGTCTGGGTCAACAATGCAGGCATCACCCGCGACGCGACGCTGCGCAAGATGTCGCTGGCCGATTTCCGCGCGGTCATCGACGTGCACTTGCAGGGTGCGTGGCTGGGCACCCAGATCGCGTCGATCGCGATGCGGGAGGCCGGCAAGGGGTCGATCGTCAACATCTCGTCGATTTCGGGCAAGGTCGGCCTGGTCGGGCAGACCAACTACAGCGCCGCGAAGGCCGGCATGGTGGGTCTGACCAAGGCGGCCGCGAAAGAACTCGCCCACCTCGGAGTCCGGGTCAACGCGATCCAGCCCGGCGTGGTGAACACCGACATGATCCGCGCCCTGCGCGCCGACATCCTCGAGGCGAAGCTGAAGGAGGTTCCGATGGGACGCGGCGCCGAACCAGAAGAGATCGCCAACGTCGCCTTGTTCCTGGCCTCCGATCTGTCCAGCTACATGACGGGCACCGTCCTCGAAGTCACCGGCGGACGCCACATCTGACAACCAGCCGATCAGTCGCCCCTGAGGCAGTACTCTGCACGGGTGGAGTCGCGACACGTCGAATACTTCCTCGCCACCGTCGACAACGACGGCTTTGCGCTCGCGGCCGAGGCCCTGGGCGTCACCAAGCCGTCGTTGTCGAAGGGACTGCGCAACCTCGAACGTGACCTCGGTGCCGAATTGTTCCACCGCGTGGGCCGCGGTCTCGTGCTCAGCGCGGCGGGAAAGGCGTTCGTCGGTCCGGCCCGGCAGATTGTGCGAGACCTGGTGGCCGCCGAGAGCTCGTTCGTCGACGTCTCGGGACTGCCGCGCGGGCGACTCGACATCTGCGCCTCGGCACACGTTGCCGAAGGCCCTGTCACCAAGCTGATCGGATCATTCCGCACACAGTATCCCGGTGTGGTCGTCCGGCTCGCAGACCTGCGACCGGTCGACGTCATCGGGTCACTGATCCGGGACGGGCATTGCGAAATAGCCTTCAGTCATCTCCCTTTTGGCGCAGCAGGGTTGACAACACGGGCACTTGGATTCCACGAATACTGGCTGGTGGTCCCCCCGAACGCCGAAATAGACTGGCGGGAACCGTTCCCCCTCGACGATCTCCCAAAGATCCCGGTGGTGGGACTGCCCAAGGAATCGTCGGCGCGCACGGTGATCGAGAAGGCGTTGCAGGCGGCAGGGAGCCGGACGGTCATGTCGGCCGTCGTCGAGCAGCGAGAAGCCGTCGGCGCTTTCGTCGTCCAGGGAATAGGAATGTCGTTCATGGAACGTACCAATGCGGAACGGGCCGCAGTCGGCGGCGCCCGAATCTGCCCCCTCGACCCACCGATCACCGCCCCCTACGGGGTGATCTACGACGAAGCACGACTGTCTCCGGCAGGACGCGCATTCCTCGACACGCTCGCGCCCTGAACCTCGTCGAGCGCGGCGATGAACGCCGCCGCAGCGGGAGGAAGGGGATCGGGTCGATGGACGAGACCGATGGTGCGCACCTCCCGCGGTGCGAGCGAGCGAACCACCACCCCCGGCAGTTCGTGCTCGGCGACGCGCCGCGGCAGCAGCGTCGCCCCCGCACCCTGGACAACCAACTCCCACATCGACTGACGATGCGCACACTCGACTGCAACGTTGTGCACCGGCAGTCGTGGACGCGACCCGATCTCCACGATCATCGGAATATCGGCGAGCAGGTCGACCGGCACCGGATCGGGTAGTTCGATCGCCAGATCCGCGTGCAGCGCGAGCACGATCTCCTGCTCCCCCACCACCCGGAACCCGAGCCCCTGGTCGCCGACCAGCAGTTCGGTCAGCCCGAGGTCACACTCACCCGACCGGACCGCGCGGCCCACGCCGTCGGGCACGTCCGCTGACACCGTGGACAGGAGCACCCGTGGGAACAGTCGATGAAACCGA comes from Rhodococcus oxybenzonivorans and encodes:
- a CDS encoding acyl-CoA dehydrogenase family protein, which codes for MAEREVSDEDFKDILAQTRTFIQKEVIPRESEIAEKDVIPDDVRRKAAEMGLFGYAIPQQWGGLGLDLTQDVELAMEFGYTSLALRSMFGTNNGIAGQVLVNFGTDEQKSEWLERIASGEVVASFALTEAEAGSNPAGLTTRATLKDGTWTINGTKRFITNAPLADLFVVFARTRPADETGTGIAVFLVPADTAGVVVGPKDKKMGQEGAWTAEVAFDDVTVPESALIGGSEEAGYRAAMTSLARGRVHIAALAVGSAQRALDESVSFAAVTKQGGTPIGDFQLVQAMLADQQVGVSAGRALVREAAQKYVSGEDRRIAPSVAKLYCTEMAGKVADLAVQVHGGSGYMRGVAVERIYRDIRLLRLYEGTSEIQRLIIGGGLVREAKKAL
- the fabG gene encoding 3-oxoacyl-ACP reductase FabG, giving the protein MTLLEGRVAVVTGAAQGIGFEMARKFASEGASVVLGDMHADNVKAAAGKLEADGFQAVAVACDVTDPDQMQNLGKKALDAFGGMDVWVNNAGITRDATLRKMSLADFRAVIDVHLQGAWLGTQIASIAMREAGKGSIVNISSISGKVGLVGQTNYSAAKAGMVGLTKAAAKELAHLGVRVNAIQPGVVNTDMIRALRADILEAKLKEVPMGRGAEPEEIANVALFLASDLSSYMTGTVLEVTGGRHI
- a CDS encoding LysR family transcriptional regulator yields the protein MESRHVEYFLATVDNDGFALAAEALGVTKPSLSKGLRNLERDLGAELFHRVGRGLVLSAAGKAFVGPARQIVRDLVAAESSFVDVSGLPRGRLDICASAHVAEGPVTKLIGSFRTQYPGVVVRLADLRPVDVIGSLIRDGHCEIAFSHLPFGAAGLTTRALGFHEYWLVVPPNAEIDWREPFPLDDLPKIPVVGLPKESSARTVIEKALQAAGSRTVMSAVVEQREAVGAFVVQGIGMSFMERTNAERAAVGGARICPLDPPITAPYGVIYDEARLSPAGRAFLDTLAP
- a CDS encoding LysR family transcriptional regulator; translated protein: MDIRDAEYLVAVADHGSITEAARALFIAQPSLSQAIRTLERDLGVELFDRGGRKLRITPAGTSFADAARQVLADVERARAAVQDVADVQSGTLTMAVLNSLAADPLPRLVGRFHRLFPRVLLSTVSADVPDGVGRAVRSGECDLGLTELLVGDQGLGFRVVGEQEIVLALHADLAIELPDPVPVDLLADIPMIVEIGSRPRLPVHNVAVECAHRQSMWELVVQGAGATLLPRRVAEHELPGVVVRSLAPREVRTIGLVHRPDPLPPAAAAFIAALDEVQGASVSRNARPAGDSRASS